One genomic segment of Primulina tabacum isolate GXHZ01 chromosome 9, ASM2559414v2, whole genome shotgun sequence includes these proteins:
- the LOC142555055 gene encoding ras-related protein YPT3, producing MAGYRASEDYDYLFKLVLIGDSGVGKSNLLSRFTKNEFNLESKSTIGVEFATRSLHIDGKVIKAQIWDTAGQERYRAITSAYYRGAVGALLVYDVTRRSTFENVLRWLKELRDHTDPNIVVMLIGNKSDLRHLVAVSTDDGKDLAERESLYFMETSALEATNVEKAFSEVLAQIHQIVSRKAVEAGDETATSVPTKGETINIKEEASVWKRYGCCSN from the exons ATGGCGGGCTACAGGGCTAGTGAAGATTATGATTATTTGTTCAAGCTTGTTCTTATTGGTGATTCAGGCGTTGGAAAATCCAATCTTTTATCAAGGTTCACCAAGAATGAGTTCAATCTGGAGTCCAAATCCACTATTGGCGTTGAGTTTGCAACCAGAAGCCTTCATATCGATGGTAAAGTTATCAAAGCTCAGATTTGGGACACTGCTGGTCAAGAAAG GTATCGTGCCATTACTAGCGCTTACTATCGAGGAGCTGTTGGTGCTTTGCTAGTGTATGATGTCACTCGACGTTCCACTTTCGAGAATGTTCTGAGATGGCTCAAAGAATTGAGGGATCATACTGACCCAAATATTGTAGTCATGCTCATCGGAAACAAATCTGATCTTCGACATCTCGTGGCCGTTTCGACTGACGATGGAAAAGATTTAGCAGAGAGGGAGTCTCTCTACTTCATGGAGACTTCTGCTTTGGAAGCAACAAATGTGGAGAAGGCATTCTCTGAAGTTCTTGCTCAGATTCATCAGATTGTAAGCCGGAAAGCTGTTGAGGCTGGTGATGAAACTGCTACTTCTGTTCCAACAAAGGGGGAAACAATCAATATCAAAGAAGAAGCTTCGGTTTGGAAGAGATACGGATGCTGCTCAAACTAG